TGAACCTGACCATGGAGCGGGAGCGGCGCACATGGATCCCCATCCGGAGCTCTGCGCCCCTGCAGCCACCGCAATTCGACAAGCTCCAAACAAGATCGGTCGGTTGGCGGATTGCATTCATTACTCTAACAATTTCTCGTTTCTTTTTCTGGTGACATGAAATGCCTTCCCTTCCGAGTTCTGATCCGCATGCAGAAGAAGAGATTGAATTGGTGTGGTGTGGTTGATTCAGACTTTCAGTTGCAGTGAAGGCTGCTTGTTCACTGTTCAGTCACTTCAGTTACATCTCTTTACTGACAGGAGATTGTCCTGATTTTGTGATTGCTGAAAATGTCTGAAATATCAAAAAAAAGGCCCATCTTCTTCCTTGCTTTGCTTGACGAAGTAAGACTTTGGGTCGAGTGAGGTTCAGGCTTTTGCGATTGACTTCACTGCACTAGTAACATTTGACCTGAGATCACACAACAAATTCAGTGTCGAGACAGCAACTGATCTCCACTGCATATGCACGCCCGTTGCCTAAGCAATGTAGCTTGGACGACGACGATCCGCGCACAATGATTGCACGGCCCCGCTACGTGCTGGATTAATCTGGTACCCAAACGAAACAGGTTGAGTGAGATGCAGCTTTTGGCATGTTGAGATAAGATTACCTTATCAAGTTTTGCATATGCCTCGGGTCCAAACAAACTCAAGGTctgtttttttatatatatttctGTACCGATGAGAAATGAGGGCGCTGAGGCACATGCGTGGAAATGCAGCCGCCAAGTTATCCCATTTTCACATTTGGGGCTCCTGGATCCTAGCTTTTCAGTGAATGATTTGGATGTACTATACAGGTACTCTTAACCAAATATCAGACTGACAAATTGTTCCACATCGATCAGGACCAAATCCTTCAGTGGAACTTCACTGAATCTCAGAAGAATAAAATAATTAAAAAAATTACATGAAACAGTAGCCGTTAGAtttttatttttagaaaatGGAAATGTATTCCTGGCTCTGCACAAGCTAGAACAATCCTGCGAGGGAATCAACCGAAGTGTGGACAGTGATGGAGTGACTAGGCTTGTGGCGGAGAAATTGCGGCGCCTAGGCTTAGCAGGCCAATCAGAAGGAGGTGACTTGGGCCAGCAGATAGACCGTCACCTAAGCTAACGAGCTCATGCTGTTCCTTCAGTGATTTGTAGTCCAGTCAGCCGTTGTTTTCTTCAACCGTACCGTACCTATTGTACTTCAAGCCCTGCGCTGACTTTGGTTACTACATAGTTGGTTCAAGTCCACCGCACATATTATCTTTCTTCTCCCTCCGTACTGGAATACAAGGCATTCTGGTTCGTCCTAGATTAAATTGTTCTAAATTTgactaaatttatagaaaagTAACATGCAACCATTTGGAAGTTGacttaaaataactctaaaatgTTACTTATTCATGACTGGAGGGAGTGATTAGTTGCTCTATTTATGACATGGGAGTGAATAATTTTGGAATAGTTAAATTAAGAACCAAGCAATCGTATCTGCTGACAATGGACATATGTGGTGAGTGTATCAATCTCAAGATCCGACAACCCAGCCTCACGTAGATACTCCTACGCGTGTAGTGTGCTTTGATGCGTTCACAAGGGTGAGGAGCACGTGTCTACAACtacattttgaaaaaaaaaaagaactcaGTATTTTGACTAAGATCCTCCCGAGTATAGTAAAAAGATCTCCCATTAAATACTTCCCAAATTTTCTTGGCAGCATTTATAGTTTCATAGTAGTACATATATGAACAAAAAAAAATCAGAGATCGATTACCCCATTTCGTTCCCGTCGATCGAACACCAAATCCGGCGACCCCTGGCGATGGGTTCTGCAGCCGGAACACCTGCCGTGCTGCTCCGGTTCCTTCAGCTGGGCGTGTTCTTGGCCCTTGGAGTTGCTGCACTCGGCCCGGCCGCGCAGGGCTCCAGGGTTCATCACTACCAGTTCCTCGTAAGTATCCTGCATTTCTGCTGGCGTTTTCGGCCGTCAGGTTCTGTTCGATCGGTCCTCCTCGGCTAGCTCATCGATGGTTTCAGGCTTTCAGCTGTTGCTGTTTAGATTAGCCAAACCATTATGAATTTTAACTAGATCTTTGTCCAAATATTTGCATTCATACTAGATTCGTATTCATATTGCTGTGCATTTCATCATGAACGCCCTGTGCTACACGGAAATGCAAATCATTAATTTGGCAATAAATGGTATTTGATCTGCTAGATTTTTCCGCTAAGAACGACGCGTACTGCTGTATATTCAGAATGTATGGTATTTAATCTGCTGGATTTTCTGTTAAGAAAGACGCGTGGTTGTTACTGTATTTTGCTTGGCAGATAAGGAAGGTGAACGTCACCAGGCTGTGCCGGCAGAGGAGCATCCTGACCGTGAACGGGCAGTTCCCCGGGCCGACCATCCGCGCGCTCAGGCgcgacgtcgtcgtcgtcaaCGTCCGCAACCATGGCGACAAGAACATCACCATCCACTGGTACTTCCAGACATGAGCAAGCTAGCAGTCGATAATCCTTCATGGCGTCTACGCTCGTGCACGAACCTGATGATGCTCATCGTGCAGGCACGGCGTGGACCAGCCGCGGAACCCGTGGTCCGACGGGCCGGAGTACGTCACGCAGTGCCCCAtccagcccggcgccgccttCGCCTACCGCGTCATCCTCTCCCAGGAAGAGGGCACGCTCTGGTGGCACGCCCACACCGGCTTCGACCGCGCCACCGTCCACGGCGCCATCGTCATCCTCCCCAAGCACGGCACCGCCTTCCCCTTCGTGCAATCTGCAATGGAGGAGATGACACCGATCATCCTCGGTGCGGTCCTAGCTAGGATACGATTGATCTATCGTGCAATCCGCAACGCAATGCAACGCGTTGTTCTGATTGATCTCAACAATCTCCAATCTGCATGCACTGCAGGCGAGTGGTGGCGGAACGACGACGCGAACCAGCTCCTGGAGGACGCGGTGCGGACCGGCCGCGACGTCAAGCCTTCGGACGCCACCAACATCAACGGCGAGCCCGGCGACCTGTTCCCGTGCTCCAAGCCCGGCACCGTCAGGGTGCGCGTGGAGCGCGGCAAGACGTACCTGCTCCGGGTGATCAACGCCGGGCTCACCAACGACATGTTCTTCGCCGTCGCCGGTCACCGCCTCACCGTGGTCGCCACCGACGCCCGCTACGCCAAGCCGTTCGCCGCCGACCACCTCATGGTCGCGTCGGGCCAGACCGTCGACGCGCTCCTCCGCGCCGACCGCGCCCCCGGTGACGGCGGGCGGTACTACATGGCCGCGCGGACGTTCGCCTCCAACACCAACGTCGACTTCAACAACAGCACCGCCACGGCCGTCGTGGAGTACGCGGACGCTCCGCCCGCCGCGCGGCGCGGTCCGCCGGCGTTCCCCGCTACGCTGCCGGCCGTCGACGACGCGGCCGCGGCCGAGGTGTACACGGCGCGGCTGCGGTCCCTAGCCAGCGAGGCCCACCCGGTGGACGTGCCGGCGCGCGCTGACGAGCGCATGCTCGTGACGATGGCCGTGAACCTGATCCCCTGTGTCGCGCCGAACGCGGCGTGCAGCGGCCCCCGCGGCGACCGCGAGGGCGAGCCTCAACAACGTGAGCTTCCAGAACCCCGCCGCCGTCGACATCCTCGGCGCCTACTACCGCGGCGGCTCCGCCCGCGGCGTGTACGACGCGGACTTCCCCGACGGCTCCCCGTCCCTCTTCAACTTCACCGACCCGGGGATCCCGGCGGCGGGGCTCGTCGGCCCGTTCATGGAACGGGGCACCAGGGTGAAGGTAATGGAGCACGGCGCCGCCGTGGAGGTGGTGTTCCAGGACACGACGGTGCTGGGCACGGAGAGCCACCCCATGCACCTGCACGGGTTCAGCTTCTACGTGGTGGGGCGAGGGCTCGGCAACTTCGACGAGGGCAGGGACCCCGCCGGCTACAACCTGGTCGACCCGCCGCGGCAGAACACGGTGGCCGTGCCCAAGGGCGGTTGGGCGGCGATCCGCTTCCGCGCAAAAAACCTGGTGAGTAACCAACCATTTCTCTGAATTTTGTGCCATGGGCTTGCATTGTGAAACGGAGTTGGTGATTTTTGTGCTGCTTCTGCTTGCTCATTCAGGGGTGTGGTTCATGCACTGCCACCTCGATCGCCACGTCGTGTGGGGAATGGACACCGTGTTCATCGTGAAAGACGGCAAGGCCCCTGAAGCCAAGATGATGCGGCCTCCTCCGGACATGCCCAAGTGCTGAAGAAACAAGGCATGACGGACAGTGTTGTTCGCATGACAATTtcttcagaaaaaaaaatcatagTACACTGTTGCATGACAATAAAGCAGAGTCGCAGGAAACCAAATGTCCATTCTGACATGTTAGAGCGAATTTAGATCACATTATTATTCATGGATTTAGAGAATAATGCCTGCAATGGACAAGAAGTCATGAACTCTGCATACTGTTGCAACGGAACATCTTAAGAAGGAATCAATTATACGTTTATTCGTATACGATATATGATCACGAAATGCCCCTCATCAGCCGCCACCAAGAAATTTCGTCTCCCATATACACGCAAAACTTATCCTAATTCCTGAATCTGAACTCTGAATCGGAGTCGAGCAGTATCTATGTGTATATGTACACAACCACAgtccagaagaagaagaagccgctGGCAGGCGTCAGACAAGGGCGGCAGCGCCCAGCAGCAGGGGGGGCAGCAGGGAGAGCGcgccggcggcgtggcgcgaGCCGGCCGACGGCGGCCGCGGCACGGGCGCCGCGCCGGGGTACCTGTTGCCGGCGTCGTTCTGCCGCGGCGTGAGCGTCgtcgtcggcgccggcgcggggctGGGGCTCCCCCCCGGCCCGTCTGCCACTCTGGCGTTCTTGTAACCTGCAGGCGGTTGCCGTGTCAGGGCGATCGGATTCAGACATTCAGGATTTCAGACAGGGCGGTGGATTTCATCCAGTCTGGTAATGCGACGACGAGAGGAGCGTGACCGATCTTACAGTCGAATTTCTGCCAGCCCAGGACGGATCTCTCGCGGTCGAACACCACTTTGAGCCCGGTCATGAAGTTCTCTGCATCCACGTCGATCAGGTCGGTCACCGTCAGTTCACTGTTCTTCTCTACCGGAAATGGAGGAACAGCGAGGAAGGGAGCTTACGGCCGACGATGTTGATGGCGAAGTTGTTCTTGAGGATGGCCAGGCAGTAGCCGACGGCGCGGCTGCTGGCCCTGTCGGAGAACACGATGATCGGGTCGGTGACCGGGAACTGGGCTCCCCCCGCCGCCGTCAGGCTCACCACCGGGAGCTCCACCTCCGTCTGCTCAGGGCTGCGCAGCGATCGCAGATGAGAGAGACGTACGGTCGCAGAGCAGAGGCCGTCAGAGTGTGAAGGCGATGGTGGTCATGCTTACCTGAGTCTGTAGCAGTACTCGAAAGGGAAACGGCCTGCAGATGCGCTGCTGAAGTTGGTCCTCCTCTCGCGAATCTGAGAGTTGAACTGCAATCCAACAGAGATAGATTCCATGCTTTCAGATGCCAATCGACGCGAACGAATTGAACAACATTGGATGAACACAAAATCCTCCTGGAGAACTTTTTTACATTGGTGGCGAGCGCCGTGTACTCCGGGTCGTTGAGGTACGTGAAGGACGTGCCGGAGTCCATGATGGCGGCGAACTCCACCGGCGCCGACTCGCTGCCGACGTTGATCGTCGTGAAGCTCACGTTGTACGTCGGGCTGCCGACAGGATCAATCAGCAAGTGGTTATGAAGTAGTTAGTAGTAAGCTGAACTAACGTGACAGAGCAGCAGCAAGCAACTGACTGTGTGCTCCTGGGGATGAAGGGCGTCTCGGCCTGGCCGCGGCTGCCGGCGTCGCCGAAGTTGATCCGGCCGACGCCGTCGTCGCCGAAGCACATGGAGAAGCTGTTGGACGCGACGAGGCCGCTGCTGGCGAGCACGCTGGGCACGGACACCCTGTCCATGCCCAGGCCCAGCAGGCCGTCGAAGCCGGCGCCGTCCAGGAACGCGCCCGTCTGCACCTGCCCGCACCCGAACACGACGAGGGCCTGCAGGGGCGCCGCGGGGCCCGGGCCCTCCCTGGTGAGGTGGAGCACGTCCTGGACGAGCACCCCGGAGGAGGAGGTGTTGGCGGACACGTAGCGGACGCCGTACGGGCAGCTGCCGTTGGTGGCGGCGCTGCAGGCGTTGGGCCGGTCGCAGAGCGGGCTGTCGCACGTCACCGGCGTGCTCGTCGACGACAGCCGCGGGCTGTACTCGCGGAGCTGCGGCCCGCCGTCCGCCGTGGCGTTGTTGGAGAGCGGCGCGCACTGCTTGCAGTCGCAGGGCACCCAGAAGAGGTCGCTGCCGGTGTCCAGCGCCACCAGGAACGTCGCGTTCGGCGTGCCCAGCGCAACCTCCGCGTAGTACAAGCTGCAAATAAATGGAATTCGATCATCGGTTCAGTACTTCGTGTTCTTGGTGGATTGATTTCCAATTTGTCATGATGACACGTAGCATTTTTATTCAGACGGGACTCACAATCCGAGGTCTTGGAAGGTCGCGTTGCCAGCCGCGAAGGTCAGGAGTtcgtcggcggcgccggcgaggccgcGGCGGGCGAGGAGGGCGCGGTCATGGCGGGAGAGCTCGGAGTAGTACTCCGGCGAGCCTTTGGCCGGCCACTCCGCGGCGAGGGCGTGGTGGCCCCGCGCCTCCGCCCACCGCCGGACCACCGGGGAGGTGCGGTGGTGGAGGTCGAAGCCGACGCAGGACGCCTCCCCGACGACGGCAAGACACGCcgccgcgacggcgacggcgatgaCGAACAGGTCCTGGCGGTAGCGGTTGGAGCGAGCCATGAGGTGGAGGACGCGGAGACGTGCAGAGGCGGCAAGATGAGGTAGCGAGCTGAGGTTTGGTGGGTTGAAGCTTACCCGGCATCTGTCTTTAGATGAATTAGCCGTAGAGGccgggaggaggcggaggaggaccGGAGGGAGAGGAGAAGTCAAAGTCTCCCCTCCCGTGTGCTGCTTTGGTCAACGGTGAGGAGCTAGCGGAGATGGGGATGGAAAGAAACGGTGAGCTTGGCGAGTTGGCCGCCGGCTtgtggacgacgacgacgacgacgaagtGGGGTGACGGGAAGGTCTGGTCGTGTCCGCGTACGACTCCGTCGCGCGAGTCACTGTCACAGGTAAACATTTTACCTTTAGGTCCTTATTCTTTCTACAATTTATGAAAATCCCTTCAACCGGTCAGCACACGGCAAAGAAAATGAATTGGCATGATATTTTAGAATGGGAAGGATTTTTATGCTAAGTTGGGAGTTGGACTTTTTCACTCATCTAGAATAGTCATCTGTCTGTCAGTTGGGAGCGTTGATTATCCGTGGTCGTTGGAAGTGCGTCCGTACGGACAGCATCAGCTAGCACATGTGATCTGACGACGTCCGATCCAGAGCAGCTCTAATCCTGCTGGAATCCAACGCATTCTATAGGTTGTTCAACGAAGAAGCATTTGTCGTTTGGTGGGTTCGTTTTTTAGTCtgtaaattttagacccatcatataaaaaaaatttatcgtttagaagtattaaataaagtctaattataaattttttttgcacagatgggtgctaattcgcgagataaatttaatgagcctaattaatccataatttgccacagtgatgctacagtaatcatccgctaatcatggactaatatacctcattagattcatctcgcgaattagccctagggttctgcaattagttttgtaattagactttatttaatatttctaaatgataagattctctttgatgtgatctCTCTAAAATTTAGActccaggaaacgaacacaccgtTACATTGCTTGCTCTCTCCATACATGACTAAATAGCTTAATAAAAAAATTGTTCTGTTCGTCGTGCCGGCCGGCCTGATGGGCCTTATTACAATCTAAGGCAGTATCTATCTTTTTAGATGGAGGCGGTCTCTGCACTGTGGATACACGtaatctcttttttttttctttaaagaagaagaagaagaagaagaaagttTGCCACCTCACGACCATGGCCATAGGAGCCATGATGTTGACATGTAATGGCACATATTTGGACTTAACAGTAAAAATACTTCTTGGGTGCAGACAAAGGTGAGAATCTTTGCCCCTAAGCAGAAGATCTCTGTGTTTGGCTGGACTAGgcaaaaaaataataataatcaaAGTACTACCAGTTATCTGTAAATAAAAGTGAATCGAGCACACTGGGATTTTGAATCATGGAGATTTGCTTTATTTTTGAGAAAGGATCttttggttcctttctttcttATATGAGATCCCCTCAAGGGAAAGAAAAATATGGTAGTACTGCACTGCTGCTGTCTGCTGGACTCTTTTGTTTGCTTGTTTGGTTTTTTTATATTAGTATACGATACTCGTAAAATGAATGAATAATACTAATCCTCTACTTACTTTTGGGCGTACCAAATCAAAAGCTGAGTTTAGGGCCTGTTCGGATccaatggaaagagaaagagaaagtgcaaaacttttgctcttttgcactttttttgcacttttggatccaaacaccccaaagtgcaaaagggcaaatgctaccgtaattttgctaattatggattaattaggcttaatagattcgtctcgtcatttagtcctcatctatataattagttttttaattaaattatatttaatacttctaattagcgtccaaacatctgatgtgacaggagtaaaaattttaccatttgcccttggatccGAACAGCACCTTACTACGCGGGCAGGCCTAGTCCTTTTTGCTTTCCTGTTAGATGCTCAGAAGGCCCGATCGATACGTGTTACCACCAAATACGGCGGTGGCCCATCATTTGGTGGGACGGGAGAATGAATACGGCCCAAGGCGGCGAGGCCCATTGGCACCGTCAGTCTTGCAGGCTCGCAGGCGCTACACGGCCGCGTGTGTGGTTTATTTCTCCCGTATCACCGACGGACCATTCAGACGGAGGTGGCGGCACATCAAGAGTAACAATGCTTCTTCCGGCTACGACTTGCTGCTCCTTGTCGGCTGATCGACTCGTGCTGGCCACTGCCTGACCTGAGCCTCCGTTCCATACCGTAATAAATCTGAATatataatttttgctatgtatATAGATACAATATTTATCTAGGTTTGCTAAAACAACATATATTTTGGAACGGAGAGAGTAGATCAAATCTGCTCTGCCTTAAACACATCATTTCTAGTACTGTGCTATGTGTTAGCTTAAGTTCAGTTCAgcctgaaaagaaaaaaaaggataaGTAAATCAGTAAGTAGAGAGGTGTAAGAAACAACAAACAAGGGTGTGCTATGGTAGGTTGCGTTAGCAGCAGATGCATGCACCTAGTTCCTTCAGTTCTTCAAGCTAAGTGGGCCGCTCAAAGATTTTGAAGGGGACACGCGTGATCCCATCGCCAATCTATCCATCCATTCTAACCCAGTCTTTATGCTACCTCCTCCGTATGCACGGAAGCTGCCTATAGGGCACCCTGTCTACCACAGATGTCTCTTGCTGACTGCCTTTAGTCATTATCCACTCTTCTTCTCTCTTCTACACCCATCACTTCATTTCCCTTCCTAAACCAAATACTATACGCAGGAGAATCTTAAGAACCCAATGATTATGAAACCATAGTTAAGAGCAAAATCAAACATTGGTATAACAAATTGCTCACCAAATA
The genomic region above belongs to Panicum hallii strain FIL2 chromosome 4, PHallii_v3.1, whole genome shotgun sequence and contains:
- the LOC112891012 gene encoding aspartyl protease family protein 1-like, whose protein sequence is MARSNRYRQDLFVIAVAVAAACLAVVGEASCVGFDLHHRTSPVVRRWAEARGHHALAAEWPAKGSPEYYSELSRHDRALLARRGLAGAADELLTFAAGNATFQDLGFLYYAEVALGTPNATFLVALDTGSDLFWVPCDCKQCAPLSNNATADGGPQLREYSPRLSSTSTPVTCDSPLCDRPNACSAATNGSCPYGVRYVSANTSSSGVLVQDVLHLTREGPGPAAPLQALVVFGCGQVQTGAFLDGAGFDGLLGLGMDRVSVPSVLASSGLVASNSFSMCFGDDGVGRINFGDAGSRGQAETPFIPRSTHPTYNVSFTTINVGSESAPVEFAAIMDSGTSFTYLNDPEYTALATNFNSQIRERRTNFSSASAGRFPFEYCYRLSPEQTEVELPVVSLTAAGGAQFPVTDPIIVFSDRASSRAVGYCLAILKNNFAINIVGQNFMTGLKVVFDRERSVLGWQKFDCYKNARVADGPGGSPSPAPAPTTTLTPRQNDAGNRYPGAAPVPRPPSAGSRHAAGALSLLPPLLLGAAALV